A window of Yoonia sp. SS1-5 genomic DNA:
GATGTTGCTGGGCGGCCGGGTGATGCCCTTTGCAAAATTCGCGCGGATCAACCCGATTGAAAGCGTCAATTGGCATTCATTGGCAAAGCGATTGAGCAGAGCGCGCGGCGTCAATCGGGTCGTGGTCTGGCGGTTCGAGGATTACGCGCCGCTCTTTCCGCGCATCTGTACGGCGCTGGCGGGTCCAGATGCGGGCGGGCTGATCGCCCCCTTGGCGCGGCGCATCCATGTGGGTCTGTCTGCGACCGCTGTTGCAGAGGTTCTGATGCAGGACGGAACGGGGGCTGATGACAGGGTCGCGAACCGTGCGCGTAAGGCACATCCGGTATCCGCTGACACCCCCCCTTTTGACGGTTTTGATACACATATTCATGGATTGGCAGATGCCGCATATTCCGGGCAGATCGCGGCAATCCGGGCACTCCCGAAGGTCACTTTTCTTGATCCTGCTGTCACGCCCGATACAGTGCGGTCTTGAAACTGCGCCGCAGACTTCGTATGTGCAGCCCTGTTTCCACAAAGGACCTCTGCCATGGCCATCGCCAATCCCGCCAAATTCATTCAGGAAGTCCGCGCCGAAATCGCCAAGGTGGTTTGGCCGACCCGTCGCGAGGTGATCCTGACCACGATCATGGTGTTCATCATGGCGGCTGTCACTGCGGTGTTCTTTTCCCTTGTAGATCTCCTGATCCGTAATGGACTGACCGGCGTTTTAAACTATTTCGGCGGCTAGGGCCGCAGTGATCGGGGCGGTATCCGGCGCTGGCCCACGGCCAGGACCGCCGCATCAAACCGTCTGGTCTATCGTTGGGGTTTCGCGGCCAGACCCGGGCAGAATATATCCCTCGCCCTCTTGAAAAACGGCAGGGTCGGCGGTATCAGCCACACAACTTCCGAAAATGGCGTGCGGCGAATCGTGTTGCGCGCCGCTTTTATTTTCGGCGGACAGCCATGCGGCTGGATGAACATGAAATTTCGGCCCGGTGGGTCGGCGACGACAGGGTGCCCTAAACATGGCAAAACGTTGGTATTCGGTGAGCGTTCTCTCGAATTTCGAGAAAAAGATCGCAGAAGAAATCCGCACCAAGGCGGAAGAGCGTGGTCTGGACGAACAGATCGACGAAGTGCTGGTGCCCACCGAAGAAGTCATCGAAATTCGGCGCAACAAGAAAGTCACCGCCGAGCGGCGCTTTATGCCTGGATATGTGCTTGTTCACATGGAAATGTCCGATGAGGGCTATCACCTGATCAACTCGATCAACCGCGTTACAGGCTTTCTTGGCCCCCAGGGTCGCCCGATGCCGATGCGTGACGCCGAGGTGCAGGCCATCCTTGGCCGCGTTCAGGAAGGCGAAGAAGCCCCGCGCACGCTCATCAATTTCGAGATCGGCGAGAAAGTCAAAGTCAACGATGGCCCGTTCGAGGATTTCGACGGGATGGTCGAGGAAGTGGACGAAGAGAACCAGCGCTTGAAGGTGACGGTCTCTATCTTTGGCCGGGCGACACCGGTCGAATTGGAATACACGCAGGTTACCAAACAGTAATCCGCGTGCTCAGACGTGGGAGGTCCGGATTTGATCCGCACCGAACCACGGCATCACCGCCCCAACCGGGGCAAATGTAGGTCGGGCAGGTCCCGACGCTGAAAAGGAGAAGGCCAATGGCCAAGAAGATTATGGGTACGCTCAAGCTGCAGGTTCCTGCAGGCCAGGCCAACCCGTCCCCACCCGTGGGTCCGGCGCTGGGTCAGCGCGGTATCAACATCATGGAATTCTGCAAGGCGTTCAACGCCAAGTCAGGCGATCTGGAGCCCGGTGCCCCATGCCCGACCGTGATCACCTATTATCAGGACAAGTCGTTCTCGATGGAAATCAAGACGCCGCCTGCGTCTTATTACATCAAGAAAGCGGCCAAGCTGAAATCTGGTTCGAAAGAACCGGGCAAGTCCGTTGCAGGCTCCATCACTGGTAAGCAGGTGCGCGAAATCGCCGAAGCAAAGATGAAGGATCTGAACGCCAACGATATCGAAGGCGCAATGCTGATCATCGCGGGTTCTGCCCGCTCTATGGGCATCGAGGTGAAGTAATGGCTAAGTTTGGTAAGCGCACAACTGCGGCCCGCGCCGCATTCGAGGGCAAGCACAACGTCACCGTTGAAGAAGCCGCTGCATTGGTCAAAGACAACGCCAAGGCAAAATTCGACGAATCCATCGAGATTGCGATGACACTGGGCGTTGACCCGCGTCACGCTGACCAGATGGTTCGCGGGACAGTCTCCCTGCCGCATGGCACTGGCAAAACCGTTCGCGTGGCTGTTTTTGCCCGCGGCGAAAAGGCCGAAGAAGCCAAGGCCGCCGGCGCTGATATCGTTGGTGCCGAGGATCTGATGGAAACCGTCCAGGGCGGCACCATCGAATTCGACCGTTGCATTGCAACACCTGATATGATGGCTGTTGTCGGTCGTCTGGGTAAGGTACTTGGCCCACGTAACCTGATGCCGAACCCGCGGGTTGGCACTGTGACCATGGACGTCAAGCAAG
This region includes:
- the rplK gene encoding 50S ribosomal protein L11, whose protein sequence is MAKKIMGTLKLQVPAGQANPSPPVGPALGQRGINIMEFCKAFNAKSGDLEPGAPCPTVITYYQDKSFSMEIKTPPASYYIKKAAKLKSGSKEPGKSVAGSITGKQVREIAEAKMKDLNANDIEGAMLIIAGSARSMGIEVK
- the secE gene encoding preprotein translocase subunit SecE; translated protein: MAIANPAKFIQEVRAEIAKVVWPTRREVILTTIMVFIMAAVTAVFFSLVDLLIRNGLTGVLNYFGG
- the rplA gene encoding 50S ribosomal protein L1; the protein is MAKFGKRTTAARAAFEGKHNVTVEEAAALVKDNAKAKFDESIEIAMTLGVDPRHADQMVRGTVSLPHGTGKTVRVAVFARGEKAEEAKAAGADIVGAEDLMETVQGGTIEFDRCIATPDMMAVVGRLGKVLGPRNLMPNPRVGTVTMDVKQAVEDAKGGQVQFKAEKAGVVHAGIGKASFSAKQIEENMLAFVDAVGKAKPSGAKGTYMKKIAVSSTMGPGVSIDVSSATGNA
- the nusG gene encoding transcription termination/antitermination protein NusG, whose translation is MAKRWYSVSVLSNFEKKIAEEIRTKAEERGLDEQIDEVLVPTEEVIEIRRNKKVTAERRFMPGYVLVHMEMSDEGYHLINSINRVTGFLGPQGRPMPMRDAEVQAILGRVQEGEEAPRTLINFEIGEKVKVNDGPFEDFDGMVEEVDEENQRLKVTVSIFGRATPVELEYTQVTKQ